A stretch of the Thermus thermophilus genome encodes the following:
- a CDS encoding DNA base-flipping protein has product MWIPTPLGPLWLEVSPLGVRRLEPALYPRGPEAEGALALKVREEVQAYFAGERPDFLDLPLDYTGLSSARLRLYERVRLVPYGRTVSYGALGRELGLSPRAVGAALRACPFFLLVPAHRVIHADGRLGGFQGREGLKLWLLRFEGAL; this is encoded by the coding sequence GTGTGGATCCCCACGCCCTTAGGTCCCCTGTGGCTGGAGGTCTCGCCCCTGGGGGTGCGCCGCCTCGAGCCTGCCCTCTACCCCCGGGGCCCGGAGGCCGAAGGGGCGCTGGCCCTCAAGGTGCGGGAGGAGGTCCAGGCCTACTTCGCCGGGGAGCGGCCCGACTTCCTGGACCTCCCCCTGGACTACACCGGCCTCTCCTCGGCCAGGCTCCGCCTCTACGAGCGGGTCCGCCTTGTGCCCTACGGGCGGACAGTGAGCTACGGGGCCTTGGGCCGGGAGCTCGGCCTCTCCCCAAGGGCGGTGGGGGCCGCCCTTAGGGCCTGCCCCTTTTTCCTCCTCGTCCCCGCCCACCGGGTGATCCACGCCGACGGGCGGCTTGGGGGGTTTCAAGGGCGGGAGGGGCTGAAGCTTTGGCTCCTCCGCTTTGAGGGGGCCCTTTAG
- the bshC gene encoding bacillithiol biosynthesis protein BshC — MEAACLVRRLGLPQGEEALKARLRRPGHPRLREALAAYLKRLQAPEEAFRALERLEVGAVVTGQQAGLLGGPALTFYKAHTALCLANRAGAAGVFWVASQDHDVEEVRHLHLLRDEVPETLSLDLPPLPSGRIPLAPHRGRLRAFLGPWAQDPRLGYALEAETLSEFFARVLLAFLGERGLLPFDPMAEELAPLFLEALERELSDPLGSAEAINREAERIRALGGKPPLRRKPGATNLFLETDQRRLLFYEGGAFTDGVRRYTAKELWEIARADPSRLTPAAGLRPVFQDLVLPTAGFVVGPNELRYVAELSGVYARYGLAMPALFLRAFGVVVEPPVRRILEKYRLDPWAFVDEGEAAFLRAAEAWLAPFRAFRDRVEGFLQEASRLVEEAEALEPNLVRPLRRFRARVGGEAERLRRKLLAAQVARDEVLARHLRRLKVHLLPFGLPQERVYPYAMYALRHGEALRRLAEAPWEGRVALYLG, encoded by the coding sequence ATGGAAGCCGCCTGTCTGGTCCGCCGCCTGGGCCTGCCGCAAGGGGAGGAGGCCTTGAAGGCCCGCCTCCGCCGCCCGGGCCACCCCCGGCTGCGGGAGGCCCTCGCCGCCTACCTGAAGCGCCTTCAGGCCCCCGAGGAGGCCTTCCGGGCCCTGGAGCGCCTCGAGGTGGGGGCGGTGGTCACGGGGCAACAGGCGGGACTTCTCGGTGGGCCCGCCCTCACCTTCTACAAGGCCCACACCGCCCTCTGCCTCGCCAACCGGGCGGGGGCGGCCGGGGTGTTCTGGGTGGCCTCCCAGGACCACGACGTGGAGGAGGTGCGCCACCTCCACCTGCTACGGGACGAGGTGCCGGAGACCCTCTCCCTGGACCTCCCCCCCTTGCCCTCGGGCAGGATCCCCCTGGCCCCTCACCGCGGGCGCCTCCGCGCCTTCTTGGGGCCTTGGGCCCAGGACCCCCGCCTGGGCTACGCCCTGGAGGCGGAGACGCTTTCCGAGTTCTTCGCCCGCGTCCTCCTCGCCTTTCTCGGGGAGCGGGGGCTCCTTCCCTTTGACCCCATGGCGGAGGAGCTCGCCCCCCTCTTCCTCGAGGCCCTGGAGCGGGAGCTTTCCGACCCCTTGGGGAGCGCCGAAGCCATCAACCGGGAGGCGGAAAGGATCCGGGCCCTTGGGGGGAAGCCTCCCCTTAGGCGCAAGCCCGGGGCCACCAACCTCTTCCTGGAGACGGACCAAAGGCGCCTCCTCTTCTACGAGGGTGGGGCCTTCACCGACGGGGTGCGGCGGTACACCGCCAAGGAGCTTTGGGAGATCGCCCGGGCCGACCCCTCCCGCCTGACCCCGGCGGCGGGGCTCAGGCCCGTCTTCCAGGACTTGGTCCTGCCCACGGCGGGCTTCGTGGTGGGGCCCAACGAGCTCCGCTATGTGGCCGAGCTCTCCGGGGTCTACGCCCGCTACGGCCTCGCCATGCCCGCCCTCTTCCTCCGGGCCTTCGGGGTGGTGGTGGAGCCGCCCGTCCGGCGCATCCTGGAGAAGTACCGCCTGGACCCCTGGGCCTTCGTGGACGAGGGGGAGGCGGCCTTCCTCCGGGCGGCGGAGGCCTGGCTGGCCCCTTTTCGCGCCTTCCGGGACCGGGTGGAGGGGTTTTTGCAGGAGGCCTCCCGGCTTGTGGAGGAGGCGGAGGCCCTGGAGCCCAACCTCGTCCGGCCCCTCCGGCGTTTCCGGGCCCGGGTTGGGGGGGAGGCGGAGCGGCTTAGGCGGAAGCTCCTCGCAGCCCAAGTGGCCCGGGACGAGGTCCTCGCCCGCCACCTCAGGCGGCTTAAGGTCCACCTCCTCCCCTTTGGGCTTCCTCAGGAGCGGGTCTACCCCTACGCCATGTACGCCCTGCGCCACGGGGAGGCCCTGAGGCGCCTGGCCGAGGCCCCCTGGGAGGGGAGGGTGGCCCTCTACCTCGGCTGA
- a CDS encoding Crp/Fnr family transcriptional regulator, whose amino-acid sequence MLQGLSLEARQEALKVFRPLRLRRGAVLFAPGDPVDGVYLVRQGLVGLHRPGPGLEEGVLDVVGPGGVFGEEALGEEARRRAGAEALTYAELYFAPREGLAALRARFAEVEAFFLQALYGRLCSLEERLWEARHLSVAQRLARLLLRMGEDGVAPFSHQDLARMVGASRETVTKLLGEWALKGWVDLGYRKVEVLEPKALARLAEEL is encoded by the coding sequence ATGCTCCAAGGACTGAGCCTCGAGGCCCGCCAAGAGGCCCTCAAGGTCTTCCGTCCTTTGCGCTTGAGACGGGGGGCGGTCCTCTTCGCCCCCGGGGACCCCGTGGACGGGGTCTACCTGGTGCGCCAGGGCCTCGTCGGGCTCCACCGGCCTGGACCGGGCCTGGAGGAAGGGGTCTTGGACGTGGTGGGGCCGGGGGGGGTCTTTGGGGAAGAGGCCTTGGGGGAAGAGGCGAGGCGGCGCGCCGGGGCCGAGGCCCTCACCTATGCCGAGCTCTACTTCGCCCCCCGGGAGGGCTTGGCCGCCCTAAGGGCGCGCTTCGCCGAGGTAGAGGCCTTTTTCCTCCAGGCCCTTTACGGGCGGCTCTGCTCCTTGGAGGAGCGGCTTTGGGAGGCGCGCCACCTCTCCGTGGCCCAGCGCCTGGCCCGCCTCCTCCTCCGGATGGGGGAGGACGGGGTCGCCCCCTTCTCCCACCAGGACCTGGCCCGGATGGTGGGGGCCTCCCGGGAGACGGTCACCAAGCTCCTCGGGGAGTGGGCGCTGAAAGGGTGGGTGGACCTGGGCTACCGCAAGGTGGAGGTCCTGGAGCCCAAGGCCCTTGCTCGCCTCGCCGAGGAACTTTAG
- a CDS encoding SpoIID/LytB domain-containing protein, with amino-acid sequence MKRLLAWVGLLALALAALGQKAPGLQALLVRVLLKEVDLGEEVRLALPTGEVALRGQAEGVVVEGRLLPSWAVEGPYFALEKRPYRGGLVARVEGGRLLLVNVLPLEDYLLGVLPAEMPASFPEEALKAQAVLARTFAVRRLNPLAPYDLCATEACQVYLGLSAETPRHERAVRATEGRVLSYGGQVASALYHADSGGMTAGSEEVFQKALPYLRPRPDPYAKGPKSVWQQAVRPEEAARALRALGYAPRGDDPPQVLEKSPSGRAWRVRLLGVEVRGSEAQRLLRLMGLPSAMAEFQGWLALGRGAGHGVGLSQWGAKGMAERGYGYREILGHYFPGTLLSPLEVAAR; translated from the coding sequence TTGAAGCGGCTCTTGGCGTGGGTAGGGCTATTGGCCTTGGCCCTGGCGGCGCTGGGCCAGAAGGCCCCAGGCCTCCAAGCCCTCCTCGTCCGGGTGCTTCTCAAGGAGGTGGACCTGGGGGAGGAGGTGCGGCTTGCCCTCCCCACGGGGGAGGTGGCCCTCCGGGGCCAGGCGGAAGGGGTGGTGGTGGAAGGGCGCCTCCTCCCCTCCTGGGCGGTGGAGGGGCCCTACTTCGCCTTGGAGAAGAGGCCCTACCGGGGAGGGCTTGTGGCCCGGGTAGAGGGGGGGCGCCTCCTCCTCGTCAACGTCCTTCCCCTGGAGGACTACCTCCTCGGGGTCCTGCCCGCGGAGATGCCTGCCTCCTTCCCCGAGGAGGCCCTGAAGGCCCAGGCCGTCCTGGCCCGCACCTTCGCCGTGCGGCGGCTCAACCCTTTGGCCCCCTACGACCTCTGCGCCACGGAGGCCTGCCAGGTCTACCTGGGGCTTTCCGCGGAGACGCCCCGGCACGAAAGAGCGGTCCGGGCCACGGAGGGGCGGGTGCTGAGCTACGGCGGGCAGGTGGCCTCGGCCCTCTACCACGCCGACTCCGGGGGGATGACGGCGGGGAGCGAGGAGGTCTTCCAAAAGGCCCTCCCCTACCTCCGCCCCCGGCCCGACCCTTACGCCAAGGGCCCCAAGAGCGTCTGGCAGCAGGCCGTGCGCCCCGAGGAGGCGGCCCGGGCGCTCCGGGCCTTGGGCTACGCCCCGAGGGGGGATGACCCGCCCCAGGTCCTGGAGAAAAGCCCCTCGGGGCGGGCCTGGCGGGTGCGCCTCCTCGGGGTGGAGGTCCGGGGCTCCGAGGCCCAGCGCCTCCTCCGCCTCATGGGCCTGCCCTCCGCCATGGCGGAGTTCCAGGGCTGGCTCGCCCTGGGCCGGGGGGCGGGGCACGGCGTGGGCCTCTCCCAGTGGGGGGCCAAGGGGATGGCGGAGCGGGGCTACGGCTACCGGGAGATCCTGGGGCACTACTTCCCGGGCACCCTCCTCTCCCCCCTCGAGGTGGCGGCGCGCTAA